The genomic stretch agaggagtggccctgagctaacatccatgcccatcttcctctactttacatatgggatgcctaccacagcatggctcttgccaagcggtgccatgtctgcacctgggatccaaacaggcgaaccctgggccgctgagaagcggaacatgcgaacttaactgctgcgccactgggccggcccctatatttattttttttaaattatttcttttaaagtaagaATGGGTCACAAATTGTTGCTTTGCTAGATATGGTCACTATTCTATCGCTCTTGTTTTACTAATTCTTAATCCTGAGGCGCATACCTGGGATAAGCATGCTTCAGGTGTTTGTGAATGACAGTCAACTACTGAGCTGAGAAGAGAATGAGGTCATGGGGCACAAGGCAATAATTCTTTTCATGTTAATGACAGTAATGGAAGTCTGATACATTAACAGTATGCATTCAAAACACTGACACCTGATAGTAGGTCAGGAAAAGAGAACAGGGACTCCAGCTTAAGGGGGGAAAAACCGAGAAGTCCTAACTACCCCAAAGATGCGAAGGAAACCACAAAAGACACGGACCTGACTGAGCTGCAGAAAAGGAAACGAATCACTCCCTTGGGATTGATACACCAACAGTTTCAGCGCATTGTAGTCTTGCCTGTTTCAGGGCTTTAACTACTATTTAATTTCATGGAAAAGTAGACATCTCCAAACAAAAAGTGTGCCATTGAGCAAAAGAAAGGGGCTTTCTTAGCAATGTGgaatttaataaggaaaatatttatctGTGCCTTGCACAATTTTCAAAAGCCATTAATTCTATTCaatctttggtatttacccagcGCTAGGTACAGAGTTAACAAAAgcttgttgaattaatgaatcgCAGGATGAATGAAATGATACAGCAGTAATGTCTTGAGAGCTCAAGTGCCATTATAGTGACCCTCTGAGGCAGTCCTATAAGGGTTTGAGCTACAAGAAGAGGGCAGTACATGGCACACATGGGCTTGATCTGCTGCAAGGGATACTCATTTTCAAGACTGTGATGCTTAAACGAGGTAAAATTTGGACGTCACCACCCCAACTAGCATATGCTAGCCTGTACTTAAGAAATATCAAAAACTTTCACTGCTCAGTGTTAAATTAACCAAAATAACCAGAGGTTCCTTCTGGGCACCTTGAAAGAAAAACATGTGTGAAGAATATTTCAAACAGTCACTTTCAGATGAATGAAaggatataaattaaaattagtacAAATAACTgaacaacagcaaaataaagaaatagaaatcttttGGTGTATTGTCAAAATGGTTTGCTCACATCTGTTAAAATCAGAACTGAAACAATGACAAGTATGAAAGAACAGATGAAGTGGTCCTCCGCTATATCCAGTGTATCATTAAAGCtccattccctgatttcaaacgaTCAGGGCACGTGGACTCCACAGAGAAGTCAGGGGGACTCAAAATCGTCCATTTCAACACGCATGTCTGGCCCACCCTTGCTTCAAATGCCAGCACAAGTGGTCTCTCTGAGCCTTTATgacttgctttcttctttttcctctggtaTCGTTTCCCAGATTGGCTCCTTGATGTGTTCTGGTAGCCGTTCTAATCTtgtctaaaaacagaaaaacaaaactataatatAATGTGGACTTAACTGAACTCTTAGGCCACAAATtagatttacttattttgttcCCTCAAGTCCTCGACTTTTTTTCTGTTACCCCTCTCATTTTTTTGTAGGGCTTTGAAACAGAGAGAAGGACACCTGATGGTATTTAGAAAACACTCTCTATGACCTATTTGATACTCAATGATCTCCAGGGACTGCCAATGTCTAGACAACTACTAAGAAGGGGGGAGACTTGAGAAGCATCTCAGAAAGGATGCGGGCTGTAGTGGCAGATTCTGCTGAGCTGCCACTACTGCACAGGGAGGCGGAGGCCCCAACAGCTGTGGCAACTGTGCCGCCCGGTTCCCCACAGGCCCTCCCCTCCACTCGGTGGCCCAGGACCAGGCTACAATGCACCAAAACAACAATACGGATCTCTCCCCAACAGAGGTAGAAACTCAAGTCATACCTTCGTAACTTCCATGGCAACTCCTTCAGGTAAGTTTCGCTGAATATATTCCAAATAGACATCCGCTGTACTTCCAGTTACACGTTCTaactaaaatttcaaacatgaaaTTGCTTCAGGCTATGCCGttaaagcagaaattttaagttttttggtaAAAGTGGtagagttttttctttctctatgaacTCTTACACAGAATcccaattttaaaggaaaatagtgTAGAGCCACTGGTTGAACTGGATGCAGGGGAGCATGGCCCTGGAGCCCCCTTCCTTCCAAATGTCTTAAAGCCAGGGATCCATGGAACCCAGCTGGCAAGCATGGTATCAAAGCAGTATACTTACAAGAGTTTCACAAAACAACTcaagacaaaaggaaataaaagacaaatagtaTAAGATTATCTGTATGCTCCATGGCGAGGTGGTGTTTCTGTCAGACATGAGTGGATAAAactttggatttttctttgtcatttaaggATAGGACTACATCTTAATCATATTTGTACCCTCAACACTGAGTACAGTGCTTCCCATATAAAAGATGCACAAACACTATTATTTATTATGCAATGAAAGTATTCTACGTGCTTTAGATAaagacctcatttaatcctcacactaacCTTATGAGAGGGGTACCATTTTTATTCCCACTCTATAGAGGAAGGAATTGAGGcacaggtcacacagcttgtaagtgccAGTACCTGGACCTTGTTATCTGACTCCAGAACTTAGGCTCTCCTTAACCACACGACTATGCAGACCCCAGCGGATGTACAAATGGATAAGAGATGAATGAAAAACCTTAATGCTGCCCATCATGGATGTGGAAAATCCAGTTAGCATGTGAAAAGAATTATTAGAACTGTGTGAAAACTTAACCAGAATTTTTGAAATACAAGCAAAGTTATTTCAATGCTatctattatataaaaattagtcAGCATAATCTGTATTACTGAGTTAAAGTATGAACTACTCTAAAGGATGGCTTTATGTGCGTTTTTCTACCACATTGCTTCCATAATCACAAAAAGACATTTACCTTCTCTACAACTATCAGGCATGGGCTGACTAAAAGGAAGTCAACCCAGTCAATGTTAAAGGAAAGTTATGATGCGCTAGTGTGAATTTCTGGGCATTTCAAAAATGTCTGGATGTCTGAAATAAACTCACCTCTAAACATCTGTAAAGTGTTCTCATCTCATACTGAACTCTGTGCTTCTTGAAAATATGTACCGATTTGAGAAGAGTCAATCGCTCTATTTTTCTTGGAGGTTCATGTCTGAAAAATTAATGGGCAAAACAAGATACTTAGGCTAAGTCATGTTAAACCTGAGTCACTGATATCAAAGCACGATTCTACAATTTTGTAGGTCAGGCTCACGCTCAATTACAGGCATTAACTACCATTTACACACTTCCATTTGTCAAGACTGTCATCTCTAACAACTACTGTCATAAAGCTCAGGCCAAAATAAACACCACAGACAGCAACAGGAACATTTTTCCATGGACCCAAAAACGAGCCTTGGcatgcaagcacacacacacatatgccttTGGCTTTTAGACCCTTGAAGTCCCTTACTGATCAAACATATGAACGGTGAAGAGTAGCACCACTGTTGGACTCAATTATGTCTCCTGTGTGTGTGCTGTTAGGAAAGTCTACAGATACATCGAGAATCACAACACTATAGTCTGTTATGGGAAATGTGTGCGTTCCTTCTGTTTTGATATAAGATTGGCAAAGCCTCAAGTGGGCCTTGATCAACATCAGGAGGAGCAAGTGACAAAACAAAGGAGATAGATATACTTGACCCTGCAGTGACTTCACAGCCTCGTGAAGCTTGCCTTGCTCATGCATGAAATTATTGGGTGAGAGGTTTCTTAAGGCAGTTTTGAAACAACGGATATATTAGCCAGAGATCAAATCCAAAGGGTCTAAAAGGATTGCTTGTTCACATAATGCACCTCCCCGCCCCATGGAGATCCCAGACACAGGGCTTCTTGCGTCTCCTCATATCTATGCAATTTCCAAAGAAAGGATTTCCTTCATTCTCCTTGTTCACTCATTCTTAAAATTCTAGTAAACAGGAAGGGATGATCCCACTTAGGATAAGAGGACAACCCCCTCTTGAGTTTCTATCCAATTTTAAGGGCTCAGACGTAGTCAAGATCAGCACCATTGTCCTGGATAGCCTGTTACAGCAGCTAACAGGCCAGATTAGGAAAGATCATACTCACACTTTAATAGAGATACCAAGTTCTTTAGCAGCAAGCACAGCAAAATATTCATAACTGTCCAATACAGCCTTATCATGGCCTTTTACTAAAACTGACAGGCGCTTATATAATGTGTCTGGTTCATCAGAAACGGTTAtctacaattttaaaagaaaaaagaaaagtttcagtTGTGGTTCCTGTAATATTTATAACTGGAAAACTTAACATATTACTCTCAGTTGAACAACTTCAGAGTTTGCTAGTAGATAGGGAGAAAAATGCTGAGTAACATCTTCACATTGTTAGCTTAAGTATCCAGACACTATCACATTCAGATCCCCATGATGACCCTTAGAATCTGTTAAGACACAGTTTGAATCGAAAGGGCTTTCAAGTAACCTACAAAATCACTAGTGGAAACTTCTAACTTAATAGTTATTGAGCCCCAAAAACACAATGGGAAAGGATTTTGGGGTCTGTTAACAAAAGTAGCCTGGTGAGAAGACCCGGACTGAGAATTAAACTTCCGGCCGAATGACAATGGGCAAGTCATACAATCTCACTGCACAGTAGTTTTCTCAGATATAAAATAGGATAATACCCTTGCTACAGCTCACAGCATTTCTGTAGGGAACAAGAAAACACAGATTTAAGTGctcataaattataaaacattgttataCAAAGGTGAGCTACtctattcatattcttttttattaggTTTTATTCATGTATGTTTTGCCTCCCTTAATAGAAAAATTActcatttctaattaaaatattatgacaCTGACTGTACATATAACTTCTACCTCTTCTACCCTAATACTTACAGATCTTAGAAATAATGGGTTTGACATTTCTGACTTTCTTCCAAGAGGGGAATTAGCTTcatttcattcatccattaaaCCAGTAATTTCTATTACTAATCCAATGATTCAGGGTTAAATTACTTGGCCATGAAAGCAGATCTACTTACTAACCAGGAAGCTAGACATTCACTCACAATTACCCCTTATGAGGGTTGTGGGAAGAACAGAATATACTGATATCCTACCTTACAAGCTTGGGGACAAGCGAGGGGGAATGTAACCTTAAGATGTGCTCTAAGTGGTCCCTGTAgggttttaaagatattttcaatctGTTACAAATATGAGTTTTTGCATAAAAACTGGGATTTCAGTTTAGTTTGGAAAATTTAGACAATCTGGCCTAACTAGTGCTGATTTCCCACATGGCACCAAGTGGCTAGAGTAAGTAGCAGGTGTCTTGATTACAAAGGGTACAGCTTGCCATTGTGCCTGTCCTGTCACCTTTCCTTAGAGGCCTGGCCCATGCAGGCATGTGAGTTGGAGACTGGGAGTTTATTTGCATTGTCATGAAAATATATCTAGTatctattaagtgaaaaaaaatgaaacagtagTCCGTTATGTATAACACAATTCCATTTTGGTGTGCGTGTACATAGACATAATGACTGCATACAATTGTCTAGAAGGATTCATACGAAACTGTTAAAGGGGATTATTTTTGAGGGGTGGAACTGAAAGGATTTGGAATTtgtaaggattttaaaaaattacaaataacacAAAAACTAGGTTGATGGAATCATGGCTTTTACTTAAGGGAAGAAGGTTACAGATACTTCTGGATTTTCTTTACTTGTGGTAAGGCTCTTTCTCGAACAATAAGCATTGTCCAGGCCCAGGCTCAGtgtcttaaaatgaaaacagacttAAAggctacaagaaaaaaaattcttccataaCATAATGTCAAGTATTCTGCATCACTAATTATAACAACTCTTCACATCGTGCTGAGCTAAAAGCAAGACTGCTCATTCCCACAGTTATTTTgggtaaataattttttcctttagacCTTACCTCGATACCCTAAAAGATAACAGGAGCCCCCAGGGCCATTAGAGACTACTTACTCAGGCACACTGTGCATTTGCCAGTGTTCcagaacaaaatttttttattcatagTGTTTGGGAAACAGCCTCAAatgaaataaggagaaaatttaTTACTAAGGTAGCTTCTTACGCTAAGAAATAGGGAATACATACCATTGGCTTGTTCACATCCTTGGGAACATCAATGTGTAGGTTTGAAAACTGTACCCACTTCATATTGGTACTGCTATGTGTGGAAACAAAGAGAAACCTAAATAAAACAGCACAAGAGCCCATTTTCTTATTCAATTTAACACATCCAACTATATACTTACAGTAGAAAGCCACCATTTTTGGCTGTACTGCTCTTACAAttgtttacagaaaaattcctcgaatccttaaaaaaataaagagggacaTGTGTAAGATTAAAGTCAATTCCTAAACCATTcatagttttcactaaaaatcaAAAGATGTACAATGCAAATAAAGGACTATGTCATTATTTCAGATGAAGATACAGGGTAACTAAAATGCCAAATTAGCTTTCATTCAAAAAAGAGGACAATGGTAGAGCTGACAGCCAAAAAGCCTCTCAAAATACTAGATATTCCATATCTTTCAAAGCTCAGGAGCAAGaagtttttcaaaaaagcaaTTCTCACATTAAAAGAACAGCTATGAATTAAATATGTGGACATCAAGGTAAAAAACATATATGACTTCATTTTCCCATTAGTTTTTACAGGTTAAATGTACTCAACATAATACTTATTTTGCCTGAATATTTTTGAGCAATAAAAATGTGTCTTGATAATTTAATTTATGAAGAGTTGGAATAAGAATTCTAAAGTACCCTTCTTTTGAAACTCATGTATCTTTTCCAGCATATGTATTTCTTGGCTTGGCTGGGATAAGAAGCTTATACATAAACTGAAATACACACTGGAACTTACACTCGTCTTACATCACTATTGTGCTGCATAATGCAACAAGCCAGGTTCCAAATCCTTTATTGTCAGCTCCCTCTGGTGGAAGAAAACTTCTCGTTGTAGGAAACCTATGGaactatatataatatgtaatttgTCATCTGTTTTTCGCTTAAGCTTTCCTGAGATTTAAAAGCATAACCTGAGAAATTGGAAGCACAATAGGATCCTTAAAAACACTTGGAAGATGAGAATAACAGTTTAGTACAAGTGTAACAATTAAAACAACTGAGGGTCACCTAAGTATGTTCTAAAAAAGCCTATTCTAAGCTTAtgttcctttttccccctctttacCTAAGATGGAGGCAAATCAAAACTTTCATCTTCTCCCTTGGAtcaagggaggaaaataaaaagaacaaaggaaatcaGGCACAATCCAAGGCAGTAAGAGATATGTGCCATTCTCCACACATAATCACAGAGGAAACTCCCTCCTGAGATTTATGCCAGTGACCACACAACCCAGTTGTGCAAAAGCACCACACGGTTAAAGAATATGACGCTTCCCAATCACTTTCCCCCAGTATAAATAAACCTCTGCTTTCAAAACTTGGAGGCTAAAGTGTTGTTACATCCACAAATCAACCTTAAgttcttaagttttcttttttcttttgaggggaTGGAGTGCGCTCTGGGTAAGTGTGTCTTAGCAGTTCAAAATTTCAACCTCTAACACCATCCAACTTTTCTtaagaacagtggttctcaaagtgtggtctaagGACCCCTGAGGGGCCCCCAAGACACTttcagggagcctgggaaattaaaactattttcataataacagtAAGACGTTATGCACATCTTTTCCACTCATTCTCTCACCAGTGTCCGGTGAGGTTTTCCAGAGGCTGTAGGATGTGTGATATAGCAACAGACTGCAGAAACAggtatgagaatccagctgtcttctattaagccagacattaaggagatttgcaaaaacacaaactactgccactcttctcactaaatttgtttggaaaatttagttattttccataaaaacgttaattatgttaacatgtaatgagtTTTATTAGTGTTATCTTTAAGTgattaactatttttaagattttcagttttattttctaataagcTAAATATCGATAGCTAAAagccacaaaaacaaaagctctttggagtcctCAAGCACTTTCACAGCATCAAGACGTGCCGAGGCCAAATGGCTTGAGAACCGCTGCTTgagtttctgccttttctccaaagaacCGCGCAGAGGCTATCTGAGCCACTCCTCCGACTTCAGCGACTCTCATGTAAAGCTCAGAACCCCCGGGTATCAGGAAGGCATCTCAGTCTGGCTCCGTGGGAAGCGTCTAAGATCTCGTGCCACCTCAGCCCCTCATTTTCGCGAGGCAAGTTTCctatcttctctgagcctcggtttatTCTGCAAacgtgaaaggaagagttggaaCATCTCATCTTCAATCCAGCTCTGACACTCCGATTGTTCCTGACCCTGACTTTGCCCTGACTCATTAACTATGTTTTATCCCACGGAAGAATTCGAGATAAAACCAGCCCCTTTCCCGCAAACAGCAGCCGAGGTGCGGAATAAATACAGGGAAGGCTCCAGATGGGCAGAACGACAGGTGACAGCCAGAATTAGTGGCAACCGTCCCTGTTGCCCCGCCTAGTCCCCCCAGCTCGCCGAGTACCTGCCAGAGTCGCCGGCAAACCGCGCCAACCACTGCTCGCGCCGCCATCTTGCCGTCCCCGCCTCCCAGGATCGCTTCCGGGGTCACAGCGGCGTCCTCAGACCATGGAGTTCCGCAGAAGGAGAGAGTATATCCCTGTGTTCCGGCACAGGAACAACCATAGAGACGTGACTTCGTGCTTTTGTTGGGTGGTCGGGAGGATACGGCTGGCGTCCGTGGGATCGGCTTTCTGCCTGACACCCGTTCTTGATACAGGTGCCATATTTAGATAGTGACCAACTTCCATCaatgttttcctctttaaatcGTGTTTGTCCTATGTGGTTCCTGTTTTGTTGGAGGTAAACATAACACAtgcttggaaaaaatatataactaatgTAATGATGGCAGTTATCTCTGGGTAGTGGATTAATGGTTgattaattttcctatttctgtatttttcaaaagtttaacaaaatctgtatttcatttgaaagaaaagtaaaagtctaCCACTCCATTGAGTCCAGACCCATCCCTTTACCTCATTGCAATAGCCTTGTAGTTCCTTCCCCACACCAACTGGCATTTTTGTGCTCCAGCCATCCTGCACACGACTGTCCTACTAGTCTTCCTAAGTCTTCATCTCCTTATGTTGCTCTAGTATTTAGGAATGTACAATGGCTGCTCTTCACCTAGTACCACAAGCCAAAAAGTATTATAACCAAGAAGTGTCTGGTTATTAATGTCCACCATAATTTAGCTCCAACTAAAAGGCTTATAACTGGGGTTTGCTGTActaaaaattttttccatttgtgcAATTCTCTAAGCTTTACTTCCCCCAAGTGCTTTCACATATGCAATTTAGTATAATGAAAAACTCTAGACTTGGAATCAGGAGATCTGGGTTGTAAACTCAGGTACCACTTAGCTGAGTGACTTCAAGCAAGTTACTTCCCcaccctgagcctcaattttcccatATGTCAACtagagatgataataatagttcctCCTTCAAATAgttgccatgaggattaaatgagatactaatGTATGATGTTTaatacagggcctggcacataataatgCAAGATAAATGTCATCCACTATTTGTAACACAAAGTTACTTCCATTTCTCCTGCCTCACAAgattgttgagaagattaaaaataaaaatatcaagtttATGAGAACATTTTGTAACATCTAACTAAAATATTGTGAAATGTAAAGTTTACTATTTCCTCCCCTCAAGTAGGTATTACTTACTCTATTTTGCAGGCAAGAGAATCAAGGAAGGGGTAGAATGgtttgcccaacatcacacaaaTTGAGGAAAGATCTAGGACCAGAAATTAGTTTCCCCGCCCCTCAGACTGGCTTCTGTTCACTAGAACTCAGTTCACATGGAGGTGTGGCAGAGATGCCCTGGGTGGTCCTACACCAGAGTGTGGAAACAGCACACTTGACCTGTGTGCACCTGTGCTCTACTTGACTGTGCCCTGCCTTGGAAGGCTGCCCAGTGCCCTTTTTGGAACTACACTCTCTGAATTATGACACTCAAAGTTGGCTGGTTTCTCTCAGCCAATGGGGTTTTCCAACCACTCTCTGACTCTGTTGCTGCTTCTGAGGTTGCATCAGTCTCTCTATATGGCATTTCTGTGATGGCTCCTCAGCCCGCCTCTGCCCCCTTTGAGTAGCCTCAGCTGGGTAAGGGTTCTGCAGCCACAATGATGGTGACATTAAAGATTGCAAACAACTTGCACCTATGTTACCTAATCTGATCCTCACAAGAAGACACAAATTTTATCCTAATTTTAtaggcgaggaaactgaggctcagggatgaAATGATTCATTCAAAGTCCTATGGTGAGTTACTTACAGCTGAACCAATAATTGTCTTCAATATCCTAGTTTGGTGCCTTTTCCACCCCTGCAGTGGGCTGGTGCTGATTCTATGATGAGGTCCAGTTCTATTTAAGTCTCTTTTGAACACGAGGAACAGAGATCCCAACTTCCCCACCCTCCTACAAGAAaaggagtttattttttatttttaaaaatacatgttgcCTGGACTGCTCCTGCCACTGGAAAAGTGGGTTCAAAGCAGCCTTAGGGACTGGGTGCCCTCTCTACTCCTAAGGCCAAACGTGGTCTCTTTATTAAGGGGCTTCCTCTGCTTACATATAGTTTCTGCTCCCTCAGAACTCTGCCTTGCACGTGGCCACTGCTTGCTGCCTTTGGCTCACCAACTTTCTCCATTCATACTCTCAAATGTGGGAATTTGATTTGATCTCCTCATTTTCCTGGGCAAAGTAGGTCATGTGTCATTAACCAACCTATGGGCCTAACAGCTTGGGGTCAGGTGCCAGCCCTGGTCCAATAAGCTGGGGGCAAGTTGGGAGTCATTGTGAGGGGAAGACCCAGGTTTTGCCAACAGTGAGGCTATGGACAGGGCCCTTTGGCATGGTGTATGGCCATGGACAGTGTTCTGAATCTCGGCCTATCCATTATGGGTCTCTTCCCTACAACCTAAACTTTCAGACCTCTGACCTAATGTAGATGAGCAGGAAATCAAATGATTCTAGACAGCTGATGCAAGTACGCTTTGCTTTAGCCAGCCtgggtggtctagtggttgattTTGCACTCTCACCGCATGGCCAGGGTTTGTTTCCCGAGAGACCACTTGTccgtcggttgtcatactgtggtggatCTGTCTTGCTGTGATGCCGAAAGCTATGCTgatgatatttcaaataccagcagggtcacccatggtggacaggtttcagcagagcttccagactgagacagcctaggaagaaggacctggccacccacttccgaaaaaattggccatgaaaacccagTGAATGGCAGCAAAGCATTGGCCAAcatagcaccggaaggtgagcagatggcacaaaaagactgggcaggattctgctctactgtacacagggtcgctaggagttgcaatcgacttgacagcactaacaaacACCTTGTTTCATAcccaggaaaaatgaaagtatatgcatcaaatatttctaagttaaatcatattttattgcAACAATTGTTCTATTTACTCTTGAAAAGAGCCCTTTTCCCTTGATTGCGATAGTTTCATAGTtctatacttatctccaaactcatccaGTTGTATACAATAAATGTGTATggctttttacatgtcaatcatcTCTCAATAAAGTggctaaaaaaaaaggaaaagaaaaagaaatggcaataCTGccccaaataaaattttacaagcAGAGGAAGTAATAACCCAAAAGTGAGATCAGCGTTGTATGTAATGACATGTGTGGGACGCAAAACAAGCATGTATGGCTGCTCTGGCCTTTACAGAAACATTAATCCTTTCCCTtggggcgggtgggggtggggtgggaaggcagACCTTTTCGGaagattctttctcttctataaagGAAATAACCAGCCCTTTGGCTCTTTTATACAGGGATGTCTGTGATCCAAAGATCACTACAGTTCATTTAGGGATATATTATTCAATTTCTTAACATGACTTCCTAATTATGTTTTGCCTTCAACATTAAAACTCATCCTCATTCCTAGAGCACACCTCAGATGGCTGGCTGTGGCTGAGGAAGGTAAACAGGGAGTTCATTCAGAATTGACTTTAGGTAAATTCAAAAGCAgttttatttacacacacacacggataaGCATACCTGGGAGATTAGAGAGAGAATTAATGTAACAAATAGTTGCTGAGCACCTGTGATAAATTGCTGTGTATATGTGTGGACGATGGTGAGGTGGCTCAGAATATCAATGAAGCATGACCTTTGGTCTTCCCAATGGTGGAACTGGATCAGTTCTCAGGGCCCCATATGTTCTTCCTAAGTATTAAATTCCTAGACAGGAAGGAAGATGTCACACTCATCTTTATGCAGTCAAGTCCCCCATGTATAATACAGtgtggaatagtgcctggcacagggcgcTCATGAACGCTGAAAGAACCAATAGACCAGTGGGAGAGTCTTCAGATTGGACACCCGAGCCCCTGGAAGCAGAATTTAAATCTACAATACTAGCTAAATGCACACTGCGTCT from Equus przewalskii isolate Varuska chromosome 19, EquPr2, whole genome shotgun sequence encodes the following:
- the MRPS10 gene encoding small ribosomal subunit protein uS10m isoform X4, with product MAARAVVGAVCRRLWQDSRNFSVNNCKSSTAKNGGFLLTNMKWVQFSNLHIDVPKDVNKPMITVSDEPDTLYKRLSVLVKGHDKAVLDSYEYFAVLAAKELGISIKVHEPPRKIERLTLLKSVHIFKKHRVQYEMRTLYRCLELERVTGSTADVYLEYIQRNLPEGVAMEVTKTRLERLPEHIKEPIWETIPEEKEESKS
- the MRPS10 gene encoding small ribosomal subunit protein uS10m isoform X1 — protein: MSGLIEDSWILIPVSAVCCYITHPTASGKPHRTLDSRNFSVNNCKSSTAKNGGFLLSTNMKWVQFSNLHIDVPKDVNKPMITVSDEPDTLYKRLSVLVKGHDKAVLDSYEYFAVLAAKELGISIKVHEPPRKIERLTLLKSVHIFKKHRVQYEMRTLYRCLELERVTGSTADVYLEYIQRNLPEGVAMEVTKTRLERLPEHIKEPIWETIPEEKEESKS
- the MRPS10 gene encoding small ribosomal subunit protein uS10m isoform X3 — its product is MAARAVVGAVCRRLWQDSRNFSVNNCKSSTAKNGGFLLSTNMKWVQFSNLHIDVPKDVNKPMITVSDEPDTLYKRLSVLVKGHDKAVLDSYEYFAVLAAKELGISIKVHEPPRKIERLTLLKSVHIFKKHRVQYEMRTLYRCLELERVTGSTADVYLEYIQRNLPEGVAMEVTKTRLERLPEHIKEPIWETIPEEKEESKS
- the MRPS10 gene encoding small ribosomal subunit protein uS10m isoform X2; this encodes MSGLIEDSWILIPVSAVCCYITHPTASGKPHRTLDSRNFSVNNCKSSTAKNGGFLLTNMKWVQFSNLHIDVPKDVNKPMITVSDEPDTLYKRLSVLVKGHDKAVLDSYEYFAVLAAKELGISIKVHEPPRKIERLTLLKSVHIFKKHRVQYEMRTLYRCLELERVTGSTADVYLEYIQRNLPEGVAMEVTKTRLERLPEHIKEPIWETIPEEKEESKS